The Christiangramia salexigens genome includes the window GAATCTTCGTCATATCCAGATAGCAATCCCTAAGTATATTAAGGATGGACACCAGGCTCCCTCGTTCACTTTTCAGATCGAATTTAATCGATGCCTTATCCAGCTTTATTCCGTTAGGTTTCTTTTCTTCTCTCCCAAGGATCAAAAACCGCGTGGCATTACTCTTTATAGTATGTATCTCTCTGGCAAGCACCTCCAAACCGTACATCTCTGCTGCGGCCGGACTTGCCACTGCTGCAACCTTTTGTAATCCTTTCTCTGAAATTCTTCTGGCAGCTTCGGCAGTATCTGTATCTTCAATAAGCTTGATGTGAGGATATTTTTTGAAGAACTGTTTGCATTGAAGCAAAGCCATGGGATGAGAAAATACCTTTTTAATATTGTCTATATTTTGTCCCTCCAGAGCCATTAAATTCATGTTTACCGGCGTATAATGCTCTCCAATAATACTCAGGTTATATTCATTGATCAGAGCGAAATTTGGAAGAATAGATCCAGCAATGCTGTTCTCTATGGCCATCACCGCTTCATCAGATTCTTTACTGGCCAATTTTTGAACCAGCTCTTGAAAAGACAAATGCTCCATTACCTCTACATCCCTGTGGTAATAATCCATAGCGACCAAATGATGAAATGAACCTTTTATACCCTGTATCCCGATCTTTTTTCCCATATACCTAAAAAAAAAGTCCCGATTTTAAATCGAGACTTTCATATAATTTTATGTTTAATTAATCATATAACATTCCCGATCCTATTTCCTGAATAGAAATAAAAGTAATAGAATGCGTTCCAGTTGATTAATCGAGTCATTATCAATAATTATGAAAGACTAAAGTAGTGCTTAAATTTTAGTTTCAAAATAAAATATAGTCTAATTTCAAACTTTTCTGAAATTCGGAAAATCACCTATGGTATAATAAGAATAATAATTTTTAAGCCATAAGATCCGTTCAAGGTTTGAAGAATTTTCAACGGCCACACTAATAATTTATTCCTAATTTTGAATTTTGAGATCTATGTCTATAAAAGTAAATCACATATCGAAGTATTTTGGAAATCAACAGGCCTTAAAAGAGGTAAGTTTTAATATTTCTGAAGGCGAGATCGTAGGTTTCTTGGGTCCTAACGGAGCGGGAAAATCTACGCTGATGAAGATCCTTACCGGATATCTTTCTGCAGATGAAGGACATGCCGAAATAAGCGGACTGGACCTTTCCAATAAAACTTCAGACATTCAGAAATTAATTGGATACCTCCCGGAACACAATCCTCTATATCCGGAAATGTTCGTACGGGAATATCTCAATTTTAATGCTGCCGTATATAATATAGACAAAAAGCGCATCGAAGAAGTCATTAAGCTAACCGGCCTGACTCCGGAAGCCAATAAAAAGATAGATCAGCTTTCCAAAGGATATCGCCAAAGGGTTGGTCTGGCAGCAGCACTGCTTCATGATCCTGAAGTTTTGATCCTGGACGAACCTACCACAGGTCTTGATCCTAATCAATTAGTAGAGATTCGTAACCTCATAAAAAACATAGGAAAGAAGCAGGAAAATGGCAAATCCGGGAAAACCGTTTTTCTTTCTACGCATATCATGCAGGAGGTCGAGGCAATTTGTGACCGTGTGATCATAATCAATAACGGGAAGATCGTTGCCGACAGGAAATTAACCGAAATGCGTAAGGATAACGAGCAGATAATTTTTGTGGAGTTCGATTACCGGATCGAAGAAATAGCCCTTCAACGGATTCCAAATCTTGCGAGTGCTAAGAATACAGGTGGCTTCTCCTATGAATTAATCTTTAATACTTCAGAAGACATGAGACCTGCAGTTTTTGATTTTGCTCATGATAATGGCTTAAAAACCCTTCAGCTTAATCATAAGACCAAAAACCTGGAAAGTATTTTTTCTGAGCTTACTCAAAAATAAGTCTTCCCTTAAAGTGCTCTGTCACATCAACTACCGGAGGTCTG containing:
- a CDS encoding prephenate dehydratase — its product is MGKKIGIQGIKGSFHHLVAMDYYHRDVEVMEHLSFQELVQKLASKESDEAVMAIENSIAGSILPNFALINEYNLSIIGEHYTPVNMNLMALEGQNIDNIKKVFSHPMALLQCKQFFKKYPHIKLIEDTDTAEAARRISEKGLQKVAAVASPAAAEMYGLEVLAREIHTIKSNATRFLILGREEKKPNGIKLDKASIKFDLKSERGSLVSILNILRDCYLDMTKIQSLPIIDEPWKYSFYVDVIFERPEDFTKAVDVMKLMTEDLKILGIYKNNLS
- the gldA gene encoding gliding motility-associated ABC transporter ATP-binding subunit GldA codes for the protein MSIKVNHISKYFGNQQALKEVSFNISEGEIVGFLGPNGAGKSTLMKILTGYLSADEGHAEISGLDLSNKTSDIQKLIGYLPEHNPLYPEMFVREYLNFNAAVYNIDKKRIEEVIKLTGLTPEANKKIDQLSKGYRQRVGLAAALLHDPEVLILDEPTTGLDPNQLVEIRNLIKNIGKKQENGKSGKTVFLSTHIMQEVEAICDRVIIINNGKIVADRKLTEMRKDNEQIIFVEFDYRIEEIALQRIPNLASAKNTGGFSYELIFNTSEDMRPAVFDFAHDNGLKTLQLNHKTKNLESIFSELTQK